In Selenihalanaerobacter shriftii, the sequence GTTTTTACATGCATGTATTGTTATGTTATCATAACAATTTAGTACAACTAATTATATTCCATATATTTTATTAAATTCCTTCTTTTTTAGAAGTAATTAGACATTAAATAGAAAGATCAGCTAAATATTTAGCTGATCTTTAACTCAATTAATAATTTTTTTGTATAATTTTATAATAATTTCTTGATTATAGCCCTAATTTCATCTACTTGACAATTAAGATTATGTTTAATTTGTAGTTCTGCCAAACCCTGTAGTCCAGGATGTATATCAACTCCTGTCTTTTCTTCTAATTTTTCTAAAATCTTAAATTCATCTATTTTAGAAGACAATAAAGACTCATCAATAGCTTCTAATACTGTAGAACTAAATTTATATGGATTAGCCGTAGCATCAATTACTGTTTTAGTCTTATCTTCACTACTATTAAAATATTCTTTATAAGCTTTAATTCCAACTGCTGTATGAGGATCAATCACATAATCATATTCTTGATAGATATCTTTAATTATCTCTTTAGTCTCTGCTTCAGTAGCAAATTTCCCTACAAATAGCTGATCAATCTTTTCTTTTGTTTTATTATCTATTTCAAATTTACCTTCCTCATTTAATTGCTGATACCATTCATTAATTTTGTTAGAATCATGTCCAGTCATTTCGAATAAGAATCTCTCTAAGTTAGAAGAAATTAAGATATCCATCGATGGACTAATCGTCTCTTTAAATTCCCTATTCTTATTATAAATCCCTGTATTAAAAAAGTCTGTTAAAACTTTATTATCATTAGAAGCACAAATAAACTTATTAACAGGCAATCCCATTTGATAGGCATAATATCCCGCTAAAATATTACCAAAATTACCGGTTGGGACTGTAAAATTAATCTTATCACCTGGTTTAATATCTTCCTGATTTAAAAAATTAGCATAAGCTTTAAAATAATAAATAATCTGCGGTACTAATCTACCCCAATTAATAGAATTAGCTGATGAAAATTGATAACCTTCTTTAGCAATTATTTCATTGAATTCTTCATCTCCAAAAATTTCTTTTACACTACTTTGACAATCATCAAAGTTACCCTTAACAGCGATTACTTCAGTATTATCACCAGTAGTAGTTATCATTTGATGCTCTTGTGCTTTACTAACTCCATCTTGAGGATAGAAA encodes:
- the thrC gene encoding threonine synthase, with the protein product MEYISTRGNYQKVNSAEVIRLGMVPAGGLFVPEDVPSLSQEVIYQMKDKSYQEIAKEVLSVFLTDYTNKELENAIKEAYNMNNFAAKEVTPIHKLNDRTYILELWHGPTAAFKDLALQILPYLLVQAINKVEVDEDILILVATSGDTGKAALEGFKDVDGIEIIVFYPQDGVSKAQEHQMITTTGDNTEVIAVKGNFDDCQSSVKEIFGDEEFNEIIAKEGYQFSSANSINWGRLVPQIIYYFKAYANFLNQEDIKPGDKINFTVPTGNFGNILAGYYAYQMGLPVNKFICASNDNKVLTDFFNTGIYNKNREFKETISPSMDILISSNLERFLFEMTGHDSNKINEWYQQLNEEGKFEIDNKTKEKIDQLFVGKFATEAETKEIIKDIYQEYDYVIDPHTAVGIKAYKEYFNSSEDKTKTVIDATANPYKFSSTVLEAIDESLLSSKIDEFKILEKLEEKTGVDIHPGLQGLAELQIKHNLNCQVDEIRAIIKKLL